A stretch of the Actinotalea sp. JY-7876 genome encodes the following:
- the ssuE gene encoding NADPH-dependent FMN reductase: protein MATILVLTGSPSARSRTAALARHVGDELALDGHDVAVLALRELPADALLGADTAAPAIAAAVRQVIAADAVVVATPIYKASYSGLLKVFLDLLPQSALQGKVVLPLATGGTLAHLLAIDYSLRPVLVSLGARHITTGRFVLDTHIDHTSGGPVLADEGTRECVTRTADAFRAALGEVGRVPTLATA from the coding sequence ATGGCCACGATCCTCGTCCTGACCGGTAGCCCGTCCGCCCGCTCCCGCACCGCCGCCCTCGCCCGCCACGTCGGCGACGAGCTCGCGCTCGACGGGCACGACGTCGCCGTCCTCGCGCTGCGGGAGCTGCCCGCCGACGCCCTGCTCGGCGCCGACACCGCCGCGCCGGCCATCGCCGCCGCCGTCCGCCAGGTGATCGCGGCCGACGCCGTCGTGGTCGCGACGCCGATCTACAAGGCCTCCTACTCGGGCCTGCTCAAGGTCTTCCTCGACCTGCTGCCGCAGTCCGCCCTCCAGGGCAAGGTCGTCCTCCCGCTGGCGACCGGCGGGACGCTCGCCCACCTGCTGGCGATCGACTACTCGCTGCGCCCCGTCCTCGTGTCCCTGGGCGCCCGGCACATCACCACGGGGCGCTTCGTCCTCGACACCCACATCGACCACACGTCCGGCGGACCCGTGCTCGCGGACGAGGGCACGCGTGAGTGCGTCACCAGGACGGCGGACGCGTTCCGCGCCGCCCTCGGCGAGGTGGGGCGCGTGCCCACCCTCGCGACGGCGTGA
- a CDS encoding acyl-CoA dehydrogenase family protein — translation MSITTSEALLASPWVGSDRPTTPEGWVRRAEEVAAILEVDAVERDRALATPHDEVRLLKQAGLVTLLGPTAQGGAGQSWETAYQVIRRVAEGDGSIGQLLGYHYLWSQLPAFFGTAEQAEQIIGQATREGWFFGGAVNPRDADLTAVDLGDDLSFSGRKTFSTGSKVSDVTWLEAAIAGHEEHVFALAPSDHAGLTFHDGWDALGQRLTESGSVSIDDVVLPWSAALGWVGKEFRPRTYNTLCLVAIQLVFTNFYLGIAQGGLRTALAYTRERTRPWPYGGDDRERAVDEPYILDAYGDLQSKLWAAQALGDRAGQALQALHAEPDALTPRARGEVAVLVAAAKQRAVDVGLEIGTRIYEVTGARATASSVGLDRFWRNVRTHSLHDPVPYKRREVGVFALLDEVPEPTWYT, via the coding sequence ATGTCCATCACCACGAGCGAGGCGCTCCTCGCCTCACCCTGGGTCGGCAGCGACCGGCCCACCACACCCGAGGGCTGGGTCCGGCGCGCCGAGGAGGTCGCCGCGATCCTCGAGGTCGACGCGGTCGAGCGCGACCGTGCCCTGGCCACACCGCACGACGAGGTGCGCCTGCTGAAGCAGGCGGGCCTGGTCACCCTGCTCGGCCCGACGGCGCAGGGGGGCGCCGGGCAGAGCTGGGAGACCGCGTACCAGGTGATCCGACGCGTCGCCGAGGGCGACGGGTCCATCGGCCAGCTCCTCGGCTACCACTACCTGTGGTCGCAGCTGCCGGCGTTCTTCGGCACCGCGGAGCAGGCCGAGCAGATCATCGGGCAGGCGACCCGGGAGGGCTGGTTCTTCGGCGGTGCGGTGAACCCGCGCGACGCCGACCTCACGGCCGTCGACCTCGGGGACGACCTGTCCTTCTCCGGCCGGAAGACGTTCTCGACCGGTTCCAAGGTCTCCGACGTCACGTGGCTCGAGGCGGCCATCGCCGGTCACGAGGAGCACGTCTTCGCGCTCGCGCCGTCGGACCACGCGGGGCTCACGTTCCACGACGGCTGGGACGCGCTCGGTCAGCGCCTGACCGAGTCGGGCAGCGTGAGCATCGACGACGTGGTCCTGCCGTGGTCCGCGGCGCTCGGCTGGGTCGGCAAGGAGTTCCGCCCGCGCACGTACAACACGCTCTGCCTGGTCGCGATCCAGCTCGTGTTCACGAACTTCTACCTGGGCATCGCGCAGGGAGGGCTGCGCACCGCCCTGGCCTACACGCGCGAGCGCACGCGGCCGTGGCCGTACGGCGGCGACGACCGGGAGCGCGCCGTCGACGAGCCGTACATCCTGGACGCCTACGGCGACCTGCAGTCGAAACTGTGGGCGGCCCAGGCGCTGGGGGACCGCGCCGGCCAGGCGCTCCAGGCGCTGCACGCCGAGCCCGACGCGCTCACGCCCCGGGCACGGGGCGAGGTGGCGGTCCTGGTCGCCGCAGCGAAGCAGCGCGCGGTCGACGTCGGCCTGGAGATCGGCACCCGGATCTACGAGGTCACGGGAGCGCGCGCGACGGCCAGCTCGGTGGGCCTCGATCGGTTCTGGCGCAACGTGCGCACGCACTCGCTGCACGACCCGGTCCCGTACAAGCGGCGCGAGGTCGGTGTCTTCGCGCTGCTCGACGAGGTGCCGGAGCCGACCTGGTACACGTGA
- a CDS encoding MerR family transcriptional regulator, whose product MRSAPSTTDWSIQEIARLTGVTSRTLRHYDDVGLLPPSRVGANGYRRYDVDALVRLQRILVLRDLGLSLPAIAGALADERDALAALHDHLRALRTEQRRLARQAASVERTITALEQGGRLMAEDMFDGFDHTQHRDEVEERWGKDAYAAGDRWWTGMTPAEQEVWRERAARLARDWAQAAARGVDPASDEAQELARRHADWLSGVPGTPGHGHGGPAKEYLLGLADMYVGDERFAATYGGIEGATFVRDALHSYAARM is encoded by the coding sequence GTGAGGAGCGCGCCGAGCACGACCGACTGGTCGATCCAGGAGATCGCCCGCCTGACGGGCGTCACCAGCCGCACCCTGCGGCACTACGACGACGTCGGGCTGCTGCCGCCGAGCCGGGTGGGCGCGAACGGCTACCGCCGCTACGACGTCGACGCCCTCGTCCGGCTGCAGCGGATCCTGGTCCTGCGGGACCTGGGCCTGTCGCTGCCCGCCATCGCGGGGGCACTGGCGGACGAGCGCGACGCGCTCGCCGCGCTGCACGACCATCTCCGGGCGCTGCGGACCGAGCAGCGCCGGCTGGCGCGCCAGGCGGCGTCGGTCGAACGGACCATCACCGCACTGGAACAGGGAGGACGACTCATGGCCGAGGACATGTTCGACGGGTTCGACCACACGCAGCACCGCGACGAGGTCGAGGAGCGGTGGGGCAAGGACGCCTACGCGGCCGGCGACCGCTGGTGGACCGGCATGACGCCCGCCGAGCAGGAGGTCTGGCGCGAGCGGGCCGCGCGGCTCGCGCGCGACTGGGCGCAGGCGGCGGCCCGCGGCGTCGACCCGGCGTCGGACGAGGCGCAGGAGCTGGCGCGGCGGCACGCCGACTGGCTCAGCGGCGTGCCCGGCACTCCCGGCCACGGGCACGGCGGGCCGGCCAAGGAGTACCTGCTCGGGCTGGCCGACATGTACGTCGGCGACGAGCGCTTCGCGGCGACCTACGGCGGGATCGAGGGCGCCACCTTCGTGCGCGACGCCCTGCACTCCTACGCCGCCCGCATGTGA